The following coding sequences are from one Schizosaccharomyces osmophilus chromosome 1, complete sequence window:
- a CDS encoding spore wall assembly peptidase Mde10-like, protein MCGNGIVEGDEECDCGDDCSQNPCCDGKSCKYATGAVCDDSKDSCCKDCQLSRAGTVCRKAFGSCDKSEFCTGKTAECPKDEHWEDGRYCSLPNRNGYCASGKCTSPSEQCRELTNFSISACQPGSCKVSCMNENGVCYSSSINYLDGTRCAEGLCYNGNCVPVEETSAATWRKQPSLFCASATMLISLALIAWFFW, encoded by the coding sequence ATGTGTGGTAATGGCATTGTTGAAGGTGACGAGGAGTGTGATTGCGGAGATGATTGCAGTCAGAACCCTTGTTGTGATGGGAAATCCTGTAAGTATGCTACCGGTGCAGTCTGCGATGATTCAAAAGATAGTTGCTGCAAAGACTGCCAATTAAGTCGGGCAGGGACGGTATGCAGAAAAGCGTTCGGATCGTGTGATAAATCAGAGTTTTGCACTGGAAAGACCGCGGAATGTCCTAAAGATGAACATTGGGAGGATGGAAGATATTGTTCTTTGCCTAATAGAAACGGTTACTGTGCTTCTGGTAAATGTACCTCTCCTTCAGAGCAATGTCGAGAACTTACTAACTTTAGCATCTCAGCTTGCCAACCCGGTAGCTGCAAAGTTTCTTgtatgaatgaaaatggCGTGTGCTATTCCAGCTCTATAAATTATTTAGACGGTACCCGCTGTGCTGAAGGTTTATGTTATAATGGAAACTGCGTTCCCGTTGAAGAGACTTCGGCTGCTACATGGAGAAAGCAACCCTCCCTCTTCTGTGCTTCAGCTACTATGCTTATATCACTAGCGCTTATAGCCTGGTTTTTCTGGTAG